The Cyprinus carpio isolate SPL01 chromosome A10, ASM1834038v1, whole genome shotgun sequence nucleotide sequence TATGTTTTGCCTTGAACATTCAGTCAAATAAGAATTAATTTTTTGCTTTAGTCAGGAGAACCAAGAAAATAACCTGCATTTTTACCCAAAAGgctgaaaatttaaatattcatctAAACAACTGCAAATCTtgtgataaaaattaaacaaccCATCTGGTATAGTTTCTGCTGAAGCACACTCTGCACTGCTTACAAAATGTGATGTCTTATTTTCTGTGCAGATTTGGCACCAGATGAATGAACAAGGCATTTCAAGGTGCTCAAAGCTGATGTGATGTCATCAAGTGCATTGCCCTGTTAAGCAACAAACAAATACAGCTCAGTCCTTTGGCGGTATCTTGGAGTAGAAATGGAAAGAATGTGAGATTAAGTTGTGATTCTGCACTCTATCCAAACTGTAAACTTTGAAAGCCTAGGTACAGGCAAGTGAGAGAACAAGACCTTTGATGGATCCAGGATTATCGTGGAGCTTTTGAGAGAGAAGCTCAGACTTATACAACATGAATGTGCAAGGAAATATACAAGCCAGTGAAGTCAACCAACAAGAAGAAATACAAAACGACGACAAGCAGCCTTTGCTAGAAACAGTGGAAGACGCCAATGCCAATCAAATCACCAAAGAGCAAATTTATTCAGATGACAGAGAGCATAGCAGCCAACTACCCTCTCTGGTGTCACACTCCGAAGCCCAGGAGAGGATCATTATCTGGGGAACACATGCTCAGAGTGAAGACCCTGTGCTTGAAGAGTTTGAACTGCTGGAGTGTCAAGAGCTAGAAACATTTGTTGTAGAAGAAGAACAGGTAGACATGCAGAGTGAAAGAAGCAGGAAGGGAGCAAAGAACTTCAGTGACAAAGAGTTTTCATCTACAGCCATCAGCACCACCGTTGGCTCCCCTTGGAAAGACCACAATGAAAACCATAGTGTGGACGGAGATGCAAATGAGAACTCTCAACCCCTTGACCTCAGGACCTCCAGCTCTCGCTCTGGTGCAAACCGGACCCTGAGAGATGCACGAAGTGGTTCTGAGAGCAATGTCTTTTCATCTTCTCTTTCTGCAGTGACCAGCCTCAGTGGAAGTTTAGCCAGTGCCCTGGACAGTGCAGGCCGCACACAGCCTCTctcttcccagtccaccaagtctACCTCAGGCAAAGGCAGGAACCAGCATCCAGCTACTACCGAGTCTTACATCCACTCAGAGAGAAACAGGGAGCTTCCCAGGGATATGGACCAAAACCATAACTCTACCACACTGCCTCAGGAACCACAATATGACCGAAGTAAGCTAATACATCCTTCAAATGGAGCAGTAAAACTGCAAAAATTCCAAATGGAAGCAGAGCAGAACGCTGGGAAAAGGATGTCAACCGAGGTGCCAAAAGGTATGGTGAGGGTACTACCTTCTTGTAGGCAGCTAGTCCGCCCTCTTTCTACTGAAAAACGACTAACCTCAGGATACCCCAGCATAGACACCCAGGCAGACCAGCAACAATACCACTCCTCAGAGACAGGTCAGAGCCATCCACAAGTGCTTCCGACTACAGAAGTCAAAAGCAATCCCAACACAGACTCACAGACACCTCCCAACCAGACCTTTACCCGAGAAGCCCAAAACTTGAAGAGGCAAAGCTCAGCAGATCGTGCTGCAAGTCCCTCCAGCCTAGAAAGGAAGACTCACTTCAGCCGGCGGGCCTACAGCAGTCCGACTAGACCTTCGACACCTCCATCCCCCAAGACAACAAGTTCCCCCCAAAGACAGCTTCCTTCCTCACCCATCAAGACTTTACCTTCTCGAGCTCCTCAGCTGGGTTATGCTGGGTATAGCTCGGGCTTAAGAGCCCCAGTTAAAACCACTATCAACACAAGCATCCATAAAACCCCTCCACAGCAGGCTTTAATGGAGACCTCCCCTCCAAGCAAGTGCCTGCCAATAACGAAAAGCGTCCGGCCCAAAATCATTACATACATTCGGAAGACCCCACAGGTGAAACCCCAGTCTCTTGAGGGAACTTATGAGGTATCATCCTTACCTACGAGACTCTCAACATATAGCAGCACACAGGCCAAACCAGTGGTCGGAGATCAAGGGGAAGCCTCTGTGCTGAGTGCCTCAAATTTACTCTATGATAAGTATCGACAAGAGATGCAGAAGGTCCGGTTCTTCTCGCCTGGACTCATGGTGTCTGGGATTAAACCACCCAGCAACACCATGCCCCATAAAATGGCAGGCAGAGCGGACAGCTTCTATGGGTCCCTCAACAAGCCTCTGTCTGCATCGGTAAGGAATCCTCTAGACATTTAGGAATATGCCAAActcataagaccttcattcatctttggaacaaattaagatatttttgatgaaatccgagagctttctgatcctgcattgacagcaagggaactactatattcaaggcacagaaaggtagtaaggaaatcgttaaaatagtccatgttacatcagtggttcaaccttaattttatgaagctacaagaatactttttgtgtgcaaaggaaacaaaaatagtgactttttttcaacaattcttctcGTCACTGTCAGTTGAAtgactgatgtcacatggactattttaacgatttccttactatgtttctttgccttgaatgtggtagttctcttgctatctatgcagggtcagaaagctcttggatttcatcaaaaatatcttaatttgtgttccgaagatgattgaaggtcttatgtgtttggaacaacatgagagtgagtaattaatgacagaattttcatttttgggtgaactatccctttaacagactACTCCCTGAATGCTTTGTGGAGGGAACGTCAATATTTTAATAAGACTGTAAATTTAACACTCATTATCTTTAATAGACAAGTTTATGTACTACTGGAACACTTTATTGACTGCAGCTGTAatgtatgttaatgttttttgtcaATTTAGACAGGCAGATCTCCATTAGCCCCTGGGTCTACAGTTTCTGGAGCCGAGGACCTTTCTGGACCCCTTATTGGAGCACAGGATACAGGGAGTCTTTTTCGTCTGCAACGGGGCCAAAGACCTCAGCTTGGCGTTGGTGCTGTAAACAGGACTCCCTCTGCAGCTGCCAAGAACAGGATGGTCCTAACAGGCCAGTCGAAATCACCACTGACGCTCAGTCAACCAATGCAGACAGTAAACCCAACCACTCAAACCCCTCAGGAACCACAAGGTAAGATCAATAGTTCACTTAACATGGTAAAATTAGTCAAATGGTCTTGTTTTTATACCTTTATGTAGATTTTCAGCAAGTAAAATTAAATGCTTCACATGCCACACTGGAGTAAGTTCAGTGGAAACCCAAGCCAGTGCAGAAACTGTTTTTGACTGATAGAAACACCAAGGCTTCATCCTAAGGGCGGAAGTGACTGGAGTATTTTGAGATGAATAGATTTAAATGGAAGGAAGGAAGCGAAAGCCATATGAAGTCTTTTCATCCCTGTCAGCTATGCATTTGTGATTGTTAGAGATAAACTCATCCCAGCCGCTAGTCAGTGTAAAATACACTTTACCTCCTGGCATTCGGtaaataaaattcacattcaTCTTGTGCCATGAGGGAGTTCTTTTTGAGCTTAAAAATTCCCCTCCATTTCTAAAGCGCACTTCATTTCCGACAGCTTTGCCTGCCAAGGTGAAGATATGAATTATTTCATCTTAAATCCACTACCAGCATTTCCATCACCCTCCGCATTTTTTTAGAGGGCAAATGTCTATCTGCATACTGCTATCTCACTGAAAACCCATAACAGTCTCCATTAATGCATGCAATTTCTTGCTGTTTGGCTCTGTTTGTGATGCTTTGAAGTGCAAAGCAATTAACAGTTAATTCATGCCAATAACTATGCCTGGTCACAATTATTAACTGTGGTTGAAACATGATATAATTTTTATGGTGTAAAGATGCTGATGCTTCAGTAAATAAAGAGACAGTTTAGTGCGTAGACTTGAGTTTTACTTCTGAAGCAATATAAAAGAAGTCAAGTAAGTTAACCTCTTCTGGTGTGACTAGACTTGCTAAAATTGGTAAATTTGTACCCACTGTAGTTATTGGTCATCTCATGCTACATTATTTATTCCAACTCtcaaacaatgaaaacatttaattctgGTCACTAGACTCCTTTGAAACACTGTCTGTGATCAAAATCTTCTTGGAAGTTGCCTAATGCAGTGAAGTAAAATAAACTGAAGAACAATATCGAAGAATCACTGACTGCTAATTAGACTTTGTTGTGTCTTTAGACAGCAGTCACTAAAATCTGAGGTTAACATCTATGGAGACTGGCAGAGTACCATCTTTTTAattgtacaatgtatttttgtgtctTCATCAACATGAcatagtattttgtttttcattaatgtgGTTTTTATCATTGTGTAAATGAGGGcttgatgaaagtgctctagtaaAGTATTCATGCATTTTAACACTCAGTAAGAAATCAATGAGTTCTTGAGCTGCAAGccataataatacatttgcatacaaacacgcacacacacacacacacacacacacacacacacacacacacacacacacacacacacacacacacacacacacacacacacacacacacatttcttatttattccaaaaacaaatttgaaaaattacACCCCTTTggtgttaaagggacagttccccctaaaaatgaaaactgtgtcaaTTTCTGTTTAGCAGAATATGCAAGCTTCTTGTTTTCCTTACAGTAAAAGTGAGCGGGAACAGCTGtggtccccattcacttttattgtatggaaaaatttaaaataaacataaaaatgctaaatcaaAGCTATGATGGATGACTAATTTGTGTGATCTGGGCAAGTCTGGAAATATGGGGAAGTAGGAACAGGAAggaataaaaaagagagaaaaagattttttggagaaaaaaattgGTGAGGTAGAACAGCAACACAATTTTCTTTAATGATCACCCTGACATGGAGGAGAAGCTGCCTGCAATTTCATTAAAGACCTTGATGGCCAGGGGTTGGGGTGTGGGGGTTGCTGGGGGGAGTGATGGAGCCGGGGCAACTTTGATTAGAGATGAATGGATGAGAGGGTGCTTTGTTGTGTGCATTTGCTTGattgttcatgtgtgtgttttcatttgtgaAGAATGCATCTCTGAAGCATATAGCTGACAGTGCAGTCTAATAAACATCTGAGAATGCGATAGACAAAATGAGAAACTATAGATTGCCATTTAGTATGCGCTACGCTTTGCTGCAGTCACAGCGTTTTGGGGACAGGGAAGTTGAGGTGCTTTATCTCCAAGAGCAGGAGGGGATCATTCTCTCTACCTGCCCCAAATTACGACATTGGGCTGGGGGAGCCTAGGACTTCAAAGCAAGCCTTGAAGTGGGTCCCTAAATTCACCCCATGGTAGCTCTTTGCAtgtgcatatttatgtatatttttgtgcgACTTCACTCTTCTTCCTGTGCTTTCTGAAATTATACTTTTTCcgaaattacatatatatatatacacacacacacacacacacacacacacacacacacacacacacacacacacacacacacatatatatatatatatatatatatgtttatatattattattattattattattattattattattattattattattattattattattattattattaacagcagGACAGTCCCTGTGGTGCCAGCAGTACAGGTAGCTGATGTGAAGACCTACAGCACAAAGAGCTGATAGGGAATGTAAAAGACAACAGATTCATATTAATCCTCATTAATTGTATGTAAacagcttttgtcatttttttctggtGTAATAATAAGCACATGGGGTTAGCGGAAATCCATTACTCTGTTCCGTTGAGGCCTTTATTAAGCACTGATATCATTATAATTTGTGCAGAGGAGGTTTTAGAGGAACCAATGGCCTCTTAAACGATTGGCCTCCTAgactaattaaaaaagaaagagctTTTGACCTTAAACTCATGTTCAGTACCTGACGCTGAAATAGCTCTTTTTATGGGTGCGTGGgggtggaaagaaagaaagaaagatgacaTCTTCATT carries:
- the LOC109097967 gene encoding microtubule-associated tumor suppressor candidate 2-like isoform X1, producing the protein MNVQGNIQASEVNQQEEIQNDDKQPLLETVEDANANQITKEQIYSDDREHSSQLPSLVSHSEAQERIIIWGTHAQSEDPVLEEFELLECQELETFVVEEEQVDMQSERSRKGAKNFSDKEFSSTAISTTVGSPWKDHNENHSVDGDANENSQPLDLRTSSSRSGANRTLRDARSGSESNVFSSSLSAVTSLSGSLASALDSAGRTQPLSSQSTKSTSGKGRNQHPATTESYIHSERNRELPRDMDQNHNSTTLPQEPQYDRSKLIHPSNGAVKLQKFQMEAEQNAGKRMSTEVPKGMVRVLPSCRQLVRPLSTEKRLTSGYPSIDTQADQQQYHSSETGQSHPQVLPTTEVKSNPNTDSQTPPNQTFTREAQNLKRQSSADRAASPSSLERKTHFSRRAYSSPTRPSTPPSPKTTSSPQRQLPSSPIKTLPSRAPQLGYAGYSSGLRAPVKTTINTSIHKTPPQQALMETSPPSKCLPITKSVRPKIITYIRKTPQVKPQSLEGTYEVSSLPTRLSTYSSTQAKPVVGDQGEASVLSASNLLYDKYRQEMQKVRFFSPGLMVSGIKPPSNTMPHKMAGRADSFYGSLNKPLSASTGRSPLAPGSTVSGAEDLSGPLIGAQDTGSLFRLQRGQRPQLGVGAVNRTPSAAAKNRMVLTGQSKSPLTLSQPMQTVNPTTQTPQEPQDQRKPVVTGLAAKSLLPKPAQSGLRPPGYSRLPPARLAAFGFVRSSSVSSVSSNHSTDSTRSDPGRPSYRPNSVNDEPPPLHSVTTSPPGDGSRALCHSTPQPPNTPAPTRRSLLPPPRSSPVASRKEFQKSSDGTRSSPSSPKRLAVVSPKPQSPVLQRQQRATVVVRGSSMQILPRTGSPDPEKKKEEEQKKEKELEKVERHEELQLLQGRCEEKARQLQALQTELKKTSMSLEVFVICTQHFSLKNESAEEKERELTQELSRIQHEVAFNAARWEHLQKEKSELEECFERELRELQVQQESELATLEENLRLRHASDRDHLRAEHQSEVEELHTQHQEQIEELTANHEAALEDLKTMHNITMATLQEEHARTMRDLRKAHEQQKASLEEDFEKLRLSLQDQVDTLTFQNRTLKDKAKRFEEALRKSTDEQIVDALAPYQHIEEDLKSLKEVLEMENQQIHDQEKKICHLEKVQAQKNLYLEERVQVLQQQNEDLMARIDRHLVVSRQLSEENANLQEYVEKETNEKKRLSRNNEELLWLLQTSPHLSPSSSPIHRAFIPGPDIPPYPYSPGPGTPTHSCSPGPCTPTHKVASPAPGTPTLRGSPAARSSPARIPNANNLPR
- the LOC109097967 gene encoding microtubule-associated tumor suppressor candidate 2-like isoform X2, whose protein sequence is MNVQGNIQASEVNQQEEIQNDDKQPLLETVEDANANQITKEQIYSDDREHSSQLPSLVSHSEAQERIIIWGTHAQSEDPVLEEFELLECQELETFVVEEEQVDMQSERSRKGAKNFSDKEFSSTAISTTVGSPWKDHNENHSVDGDANENSQPLDLRTSSSRSGANRTLRDARSGSESNVFSSSLSAVTSLSGSLASALDSAGRTQPLSSQSTKSTSGKGRNQHPATTESYIHSERNRELPRDMDQNHNSTTLPQEPQYDRSKLIHPSNGAVKLQKFQMEAEQNAGKRMSTEVPKGMVRVLPSCRQLVRPLSTEKRLTSGYPSIDTQADQQQYHSSETGQSHPQVLPTTEVKSNPNTDSQTPPNQTFTREAQNLKRQSSADRAASPSSLERKTHFSRRAYSSPTRPSTPPSPKTTSSPQRQLPSSPIKTLPSRAPQLGYAGYSSGLRAPVKTTINTSIHKTPPQQALMETSPPSKCLPITKSVRPKIITYIRKTPQVKPQSLEGTYEVSSLPTRLSTYSSTQAKPVVGDQGEASVLSASNLLYDKYRQEMQKVRFFSPGLMVSGIKPPSNTMPHKMAGRADSFYGSLNKPLSASTGRSPLAPGSTVSGAEDLSGPLIGAQDTGSLFRLQRGQRPQLGVGAVNRTPSAAAKNRMVLTGQSKSPLTLSQPMQTVNPTTQTPQEPQDQRKPVVTGLAAKSLLPKPAQSGLRPPGYSRLPPARLAAFGFVRSSSVSSVSSNHSTDSTRSDPGRPSYRPNSVNDEPPPLHSVTTSPPGDGSRALCHSTPQPPNTPAPTRRSLLPPPRSSPVASRKEFQKSSDGTRSSPSSPKRLAVVSPKPQSPVLQRQQRATVVVRGSSMQILPRTGSPDPEKKKEEEQKKEKELEKVERHEELQLLQGRCEEKARQLQALQTELKKTSMSLEVFVICTQHFSLKNESAEEKERELTQELSRIQHEVAFNAARWEHLQKEKSELEECFERELRELQVQQESELATLEENLRLRHASDRDHLRAEHQSEVEELHTQHQEQIEELTANHEAALEDLKTMHNITMATLQEEHARTMRDLRKAHEQQKASLEEDFEKLRLSLQDQVDTLTFQNRTLKDKAKRFEEALRKSTDEQIVDALAPYQHIEEDLKSLKEVLEMENQQIHDQEKKICHLEKVAQKNLYLEERVQVLQQQNEDLMARIDRHLVVSRQLSEENANLQEYVEKETNEKKRLSRNNEELLWLLQTSPHLSPSSSPIHRAFIPGPDIPPYPYSPGPGTPTHSCSPGPCTPTHKVASPAPGTPTLRGSPAARSSPARIPNANNLPR
- the LOC109097967 gene encoding microtubule-associated tumor suppressor candidate 2-like isoform X3, encoding MNVQGNIQASEVNQQEEIQNDDKQPLLETVEDANANQITKEQIYSDDREHSSQLPSLVSHSEAQERIIIWGTHAQSEDPVLEEFELLECQELETFVVEEEQVDMQSERSRKGAKNFSDKEFSSTAISTTVGSPWKDHNENHSVDGDANENSQPLDLRTSSSRSGANRTLRDARSGSESNVFSSSLSAVTSLSGSLASALDSAGRTQPLSSQSTKSTSGKGRNQHPATTESYIHSERNRELPRDMDQNHNSTTLPQEPQYDRSKLIHPSNGAVKLQKFQMEAEQNAGKRMSTEVPKGMVRVLPSCRQLVRPLSTEKRLTSGYPSIDTQADQQQYHSSETGQSHPQVLPTTEVKSNPNTDSQTPPNQTFTREAQNLKRQSSADRAASPSSLERKTHFSRRAYSSPTRPSTPPSPKTTSSPQRQLPSSPIKTLPSRAPQLGYAGYSSGLRAPVKTTINTSIHKTPPQQALMETSPPSKCLPITKSVRPKIITYIRKTPQVKPQSLEGTYEVSSLPTRLSTYSSTQAKPVVGDQGEASVLSASNLLYDKYRQEMQKVRFFSPGLMVSGIKPPSNTMPHKMAGRADSFYGSLNKPLSASTGRSPLAPGSTVSGAEDLSGPLIGAQDTGSLFRLQRGQRPQLGVGAVNRTPSAAAKNRMVLTGQSKSPLTLSQPMQTVNPTTQTPQEPQDQRKPVVTGLAAKSLLPKPAQSGLRPPGYSRLPPARLAAFGFVRSSSVSSVSSNHSTDSTRSDPGRPSYRPNSVNDEPPPLHSVTTSPPGDGSRALCHSTPQPPNTPAPTRRSLLPPPRSSPVVLQRQQRATVVVRGSSMQILPRTGSPDPEKKKEEEQKKEKELEKVERHEELQLLQGRCEEKARQLQALQTELKKTSMSLEVFVICTQHFSLKNESAEEKERELTQELSRIQHEVAFNAARWEHLQKEKSELEECFERELRELQVQQESELATLEENLRLRHASDRDHLRAEHQSEVEELHTQHQEQIEELTANHEAALEDLKTMHNITMATLQEEHARTMRDLRKAHEQQKASLEEDFEKLRLSLQDQVDTLTFQNRTLKDKAKRFEEALRKSTDEQIVDALAPYQHIEEDLKSLKEVLEMENQQIHDQEKKICHLEKVQAQKNLYLEERVQVLQQQNEDLMARIDRHLVVSRQLSEENANLQEYVEKETNEKKRLSRNNEELLWLLQTSPHLSPSSSPIHRAFIPGPDIPPYPYSPGPGTPTHSCSPGPCTPTHKVASPAPGTPTLRGSPAARSSPARIPNANNLPR